In Anaerolineales bacterium, one DNA window encodes the following:
- a CDS encoding FIST N-terminal domain-containing protein codes for MASVGSAQALDGREAGLRAAHKALNRFGAGVPGFAIVIASHQYQPREVLSGAGSLLGDSPMIGFSSPAGLTQDGHHPHAVVVALLGGDFQADTLWLPGYAQSGRETASEVEKHASARVERQSMLFFADGFNGDAEQFCGGLSSSSMNIIGGLSSGDLHTGNSYQMAGSKTGSGGLAAAFLRGNLKIGVGTAHGWDPVGSQFRVTRSRGFWLRTLDGRPASETYAGLFGYPPRDWAFPPLNYLARLYPLGIEHGDDLVVRAPIRVEADGSFRMNATIRDGIDAFLLVGSRAACDRAARQAAQQALLQLGDVKPAFALVLVDVAWQMLLRAQPGAEIAAVQEILGDKLPIAGGYTLGQVTSTELKPPRFLNQHIVVIVFGEGSGKE; via the coding sequence GTGGCATCCGTAGGATCGGCACAAGCGCTTGATGGACGTGAAGCAGGTTTGCGGGCTGCGCACAAGGCGTTGAACCGTTTTGGTGCAGGCGTACCTGGGTTTGCCATTGTGATTGCCTCCCATCAATACCAGCCGCGCGAAGTATTGAGCGGCGCCGGCAGTTTGCTCGGGGATTCGCCGATGATCGGATTTAGTTCGCCGGCCGGGCTTACCCAGGACGGTCACCATCCTCATGCTGTGGTGGTGGCTTTGCTTGGCGGGGATTTTCAAGCGGATACCCTCTGGCTGCCGGGCTATGCACAGTCCGGACGTGAAACAGCTTCCGAGGTGGAGAAGCATGCGTCGGCGCGGGTCGAGCGTCAGTCCATGCTTTTCTTCGCAGATGGATTTAATGGGGATGCCGAGCAGTTTTGCGGCGGGCTTTCATCATCCAGCATGAATATTATTGGCGGACTTTCCAGCGGCGATCTGCACACGGGCAACAGCTATCAGATGGCAGGGAGTAAAACCGGCTCTGGCGGTCTGGCTGCTGCATTTTTACGCGGCAACCTGAAAATTGGCGTGGGCACGGCTCATGGCTGGGACCCTGTGGGGAGTCAATTCCGAGTGACACGGTCCCGTGGATTCTGGCTGCGCACATTGGATGGACGCCCTGCTTCGGAAACATACGCCGGGCTTTTTGGGTATCCACCGCGTGATTGGGCATTTCCGCCATTGAATTATCTGGCACGGTTATATCCGCTTGGCATTGAGCATGGGGATGACCTGGTCGTGCGCGCACCGATCCGTGTGGAGGCCGACGGCAGTTTTCGCATGAACGCAACCATCCGCGATGGGATCGATGCCTTTTTGCTGGTGGGCAGCCGCGCCGCCTGTGACCGCGCCGCCAGGCAGGCCGCCCAGCAAGCCTTGTTACAACTTGGCGATGTGAAACCTGCTTTTGCACTTGTACTGGTGGATGTTGCCTGGCAGATGCTTTTACGAGCCCAGCCCGGTGCGGAAATTGCCGCTGTGCAGGAAATTTTAGGTGATAAGCTCCCAATCGCCGGCGGCTATACATTGGGCCAGGTTACTTCCACCGAATTAAAACCCCCAAGATTCCTCAACCAGCATATTGTGGTTATTGTGTTTGGCGAGGGGTCAGGAAAAGAGTAG
- a CDS encoding Fur family transcriptional regulator translates to MPCATEYAPALRSRGYRMTPQRMAILHVLYFSGAHLSPADVYEQARVELPGLTETTVYRTLEFLVKNGLVRAAHMGSGHLVYEIARHEHHHLKCRNCGSEMEVEHALLEKLYRQLESETGYRLTDSHITFFGLCPNCQKGE, encoded by the coding sequence ATGCCCTGTGCCACTGAATATGCCCCCGCACTCCGCTCCCGCGGCTACCGCATGACGCCCCAGCGCATGGCGATTTTGCACGTGCTTTACTTTTCCGGAGCGCATCTCTCCCCGGCTGATGTATACGAACAGGCGCGGGTGGAGTTACCCGGTCTGACCGAGACCACGGTGTATCGCACGCTGGAATTCCTTGTAAAGAATGGCTTGGTGCGCGCGGCTCACATGGGCAGCGGACATCTGGTCTATGAGATTGCGCGGCATGAGCATCATCACTTGAAATGCCGAAACTGCGGAAGTGAAATGGAAGTTGAACACGCCCTGTTGGAAAAACTTTATCGTCAACTCGAGTCTGAAACTGGCTACCGCCTGACGGACAGCCACATCACATTTTTCGGTCTTTGTCCCAATTGTCAAAAAGGAGAATAG
- a CDS encoding energy-coupling factor ABC transporter permease, whose product MLYAPAPLHIPDGFLNLVVSLVCWVITIIILGFAVSKTNKALGEKQIPLMGVMAAFIFAAQMINFPVAGGTSGHLLGGALAAVVLGPWAAMLVMTAVVAVQALLFQDGGLLVMGANILNMGLATAAIGYGLYRAVSNRSKAVKLSVAGVAAWLSVMAGALLTSLQLWLSGTSQLTIVIPAMLGVHALIGLGEALITVAALSFILQTRPDLLGEGSESAKGGRGWILSGGLIAVAVVLISPLASSDPDGLERVAINMGFIDAGLDAPYRIIPDYTLPFLGETALSTIMAGVIGVMVVGAVIVLIGRGMKAKS is encoded by the coding sequence ATGTTGTACGCACCAGCCCCGCTTCACATTCCAGATGGATTTCTCAATCTTGTCGTATCCCTTGTTTGCTGGGTGATCACCATCATCATCCTTGGTTTTGCGGTTTCCAAAACGAACAAAGCGCTCGGTGAAAAACAGATTCCCCTGATGGGCGTCATGGCGGCCTTCATCTTTGCCGCGCAAATGATCAACTTCCCCGTCGCAGGCGGCACCTCCGGCCACTTATTGGGCGGTGCGCTTGCCGCGGTTGTACTTGGTCCCTGGGCGGCGATGCTCGTGATGACCGCCGTGGTCGCCGTGCAAGCCCTTCTTTTTCAGGACGGCGGTCTGCTTGTGATGGGCGCGAACATCCTCAATATGGGACTTGCCACCGCCGCGATCGGTTATGGGTTGTATCGCGCAGTATCCAATCGATCCAAAGCCGTCAAGCTTTCAGTGGCAGGCGTGGCTGCGTGGCTGTCCGTGATGGCAGGCGCGTTATTGACCTCCCTGCAATTGTGGTTGAGCGGGACATCTCAATTAACGATTGTCATTCCAGCCATGCTTGGGGTCCATGCCCTAATCGGGCTGGGGGAGGCGCTCATCACGGTTGCGGCCTTGTCCTTTATTTTGCAAACCCGCCCCGACCTGCTTGGCGAAGGCTCCGAATCTGCAAAAGGCGGACGCGGCTGGATCCTGTCCGGCGGTTTGATCGCGGTTGCTGTTGTGTTGATCTCACCCCTCGCCTCCAGCGATCCTGACGGCCTGGAGCGTGTCGCAATCAACATGGGTTTCATTGACGCAGGTCTGGATGCGCCCTATCGGATCATTCCAGATTACACACTTCCGTTTCTCGGCGAAACCGCGCTTTCCACCATCATGGCGGGTGTGATCGGCGTGATGGTGGTTGGTGCAGTGATTGTATTGATCGGCCGTGGAATGAAGGCGAAATCGTAG
- the cbiQ gene encoding cobalt ECF transporter T component CbiQ: protein MHFDAFDRYHEKDSFLHRLDPRVKVVVTVVFIVSNALLPDGAWLAFISAWLFLLACNLLSKLGFGYTLKRSIIALPFALIAITVLFSIPGEPLTKFQFLFWELTITDNGLLRFVSILIRSWLSVQMAILLVAVTRFPDLVHALEHLRVPAVLTTIIAFLYRYLFVLVDEVFRLIRARESRSGAAPGSRSGGGVLWRAKVAGNMAGQLFLRSYERSDRIYNAMVARGYAGHLYTLNPHEMKSSDYYATAFAIAVIFILQVVGRF, encoded by the coding sequence ATGCATTTCGACGCATTCGACCGTTACCACGAAAAAGACAGTTTCCTCCACCGCCTTGACCCGCGCGTGAAAGTCGTAGTGACGGTGGTCTTTATCGTTTCCAATGCCCTGCTCCCGGATGGCGCGTGGCTGGCGTTTATTTCCGCGTGGCTGTTCCTGCTTGCCTGCAACTTGCTCTCGAAACTGGGATTTGGTTACACTCTCAAACGTTCCATCATCGCCCTGCCGTTCGCGTTGATCGCCATTACGGTGTTGTTTTCAATCCCCGGTGAGCCGCTCACCAAGTTCCAATTCCTATTTTGGGAACTCACCATCACGGATAACGGACTCCTGCGCTTCGTGAGCATCCTCATCCGCTCGTGGCTTTCGGTGCAGATGGCGATCCTGCTCGTGGCGGTGACGCGCTTTCCCGATCTCGTCCACGCGCTGGAGCATTTGCGCGTGCCAGCCGTCCTGACCACGATCATCGCCTTTCTCTACCGCTATCTCTTCGTGCTGGTGGACGAGGTCTTCCGTCTGATTCGGGCGAGGGAAAGCCGTTCGGGAGCCGCACCAGGTTCGAGGTCCGGGGGAGGCGTGTTGTGGCGGGCGAAGGTCGCGGGGAACATGGCGGGTCAATTATTCCTGCGCAGTTATGAGCGCAGTGATCGCATCTACAATGCGATGGTCGCGCGCGGATATGCCGGTCATCTTTATACGTTGAATCCGCATGAGATGAAGTCGTCCGATTATTACGCGACGGCGTTTGCGATTGCCGTTATTTTTATCCTGCAAGTGGTTGGAAGGTTCTGA
- a CDS encoding ABC transporter ATP-binding protein, giving the protein MPVTHIKRQFAPPECDGDVLSVNDLHFSYPDGHAALHGVSMKLCEGDKVALVGPNGAGKSTLMLHLNGILHGRGDVEIAGMRLTRDNLPAVRAMVGLVFQNPDDQLFSPTVFEDVAFGPLHMGLPEDEVRARVDAALEAVRMSGYRERLSHHLSVGEKKRIAIATVLSMQPSLLVLDEPSAGLDPRARRTLINLLRDLPITMLVSTHDMKLVQELFPRTIVMDEGRVVADGLTQDILEDEALLTAHGLEKP; this is encoded by the coding sequence ATGCCCGTTACGCATATCAAAAGACAGTTTGCGCCGCCGGAATGTGACGGCGATGTTTTATCGGTGAACGACCTGCATTTTTCCTATCCCGACGGACACGCCGCCCTGCACGGTGTTTCGATGAAGTTGTGCGAGGGCGACAAGGTGGCGCTGGTGGGACCGAATGGCGCGGGCAAGTCCACGCTGATGCTGCACCTGAATGGGATTTTGCACGGGCGCGGCGACGTGGAGATCGCGGGCATGCGCCTCACACGCGACAACCTGCCTGCTGTCCGCGCCATGGTCGGACTCGTGTTCCAGAACCCGGACGACCAACTCTTCTCGCCGACCGTGTTCGAGGACGTGGCGTTTGGTCCGTTGCACATGGGCTTGCCCGAGGACGAGGTCCGCGCGCGGGTGGATGCCGCGCTCGAAGCCGTGCGGATGTCTGGCTATCGGGAGCGCCTGTCGCATCACCTGAGCGTGGGCGAGAAGAAACGCATCGCGATTGCGACGGTGCTTTCGATGCAGCCGAGTTTATTGGTGTTGGACGAACCGTCGGCGGGACTCGACCCCCGCGCGCGGCGGACGTTGATCAACCTGTTGCGCGACCTGCCGATCACGATGCTCGTCTCGACACATGACATGAAACTGGTGCAGGAGTTATTTCCGCGCACGATCGTGATGGACGAAGGCAGGGTGGTGGCGGATGGGTTGACTCAGGATATACTGGAGGATGAGGCGCTGTTGACGGCGCATGGGCTGGAGAAGCCGTGA
- the metK gene encoding methionine adenosyltransferase, whose protein sequence is MSNTFMTSPSLMFTSESVSEGHPDKMCDQISDAVLDACLEQDPRSRVACETAVKTGYVMLLGEITTNAVFNYDDLVRKVINEIGYDDSAKGFDGNSCGVLVAIAKQSGDIAMGVDKALEAKDGSMTEAEVEAIGAGDQGMMFGFACNETPALMPLPIYLAHKLILRQSEVRKNGTLPWLRPDAKSQVTVEYAFGKPKRIDTVLISTQHAADISQEDIRKAVIEHIIDPILPRELVDGNLKVYVNPTGRFVVGGPMGDAGLTGRKIIVDTYGGMGRHGGGAFSGKDPTKVDRSAAYAARYVAKNVVAAGLAERVEVQVAYAIGVAHPLSVNVETFGTAKIADDKIAALINEHFDLRPGAILRDLDLRRPIYRKTAAYGHFGRDDIELPWEKTDKADALKKAAGV, encoded by the coding sequence ATGAGCAATACCTTCATGACCTCCCCCAGCCTGATGTTCACATCAGAGTCCGTTTCAGAGGGGCACCCCGACAAGATGTGCGACCAGATCTCGGATGCGGTCCTCGATGCGTGCCTGGAGCAGGATCCGCGCTCGCGCGTCGCGTGCGAGACGGCGGTCAAGACCGGCTACGTCATGCTGTTGGGAGAGATCACCACCAACGCCGTTTTCAACTATGACGACCTTGTCCGTAAGGTGATCAACGAGATCGGCTACGATGACAGCGCGAAAGGCTTCGACGGAAATTCCTGCGGCGTGCTGGTTGCCATCGCCAAGCAGTCCGGCGACATTGCCATGGGCGTGGACAAGGCGCTCGAAGCCAAGGACGGCTCGATGACCGAAGCCGAAGTGGAAGCCATCGGCGCCGGCGACCAGGGCATGATGTTCGGGTTCGCCTGCAATGAAACGCCCGCCCTGATGCCCCTGCCCATCTACCTCGCCCACAAACTCATCCTTCGCCAGAGTGAAGTCCGTAAAAACGGAACCCTGCCCTGGCTGCGTCCCGATGCGAAGAGTCAGGTGACAGTGGAATATGCTTTCGGCAAGCCCAAGCGCATCGACACCGTCCTGATCTCGACCCAACATGCCGCGGATATCTCACAGGAGGACATTCGCAAGGCTGTGATCGAGCACATCATCGATCCCATTCTGCCCAGGGAACTGGTGGACGGCAACCTGAAGGTCTACGTCAACCCGACGGGACGTTTCGTGGTCGGTGGTCCGATGGGCGACGCAGGTTTGACCGGACGCAAGATCATCGTGGATACCTACGGCGGCATGGGTCGTCACGGCGGCGGCGCCTTCTCCGGGAAAGACCCCACAAAAGTGGACCGCTCCGCTGCGTATGCGGCGCGCTATGTGGCAAAGAACGTGGTCGCCGCCGGTCTGGCAGAGCGCGTGGAAGTGCAGGTTGCCTACGCCATCGGCGTGGCGCACCCGCTCTCGGTCAACGTGGAGACCTTCGGCACCGCCAAGATCGCCGATGACAAGATCGCCGCGCTGATCAACGAGCACTTCGACCTGCGCCCCGGCGCGATCCTGCGCGACCTTGACCTGCGCCGCCCGATCTATCGCAAGACCGCCGCGTATGGTCACTTCGGGCGCGACGATATCGAACTTCCCTGGGAGAAGACGGACAAGGCGGATGCGTTGAAGAAAGCCGCTGGTGTGTAG
- a CDS encoding SUMF1/EgtB/PvdO family nonheme iron enzyme, whose amino-acid sequence MNKIFPTLVALALFVSACQLGGGQSVPTAIPVSTAFPTNTPPAMNPTAEASEGQAGAERVSSVDGMPQIYIPDGTFRMGAMDPGEQKDEVPVHNVTLKGYWMDKLEVTNGMYTLCVQAGACEPPQNFKSGTRNSYFNNTEFNDFPVVYVTWAQARTYCTWAGRRLPTEAEWERAARGDDFRTYPWGDERPDSSHGNFNYYVGDTTRVGSFPAGASPYGILDLAGNVAEWVNDYYDSEYYSKGVTMNPPGPGERSKYFNRVVRGGTYQDAFKDIRLANRASVRGSNLDASDIYSADYLGEFSPKIGFRCASD is encoded by the coding sequence ATGAATAAAATATTCCCAACCCTGGTAGCTCTGGCTTTGTTTGTCTCTGCCTGCCAACTTGGAGGCGGACAGTCTGTACCGACAGCAATCCCCGTTTCCACCGCTTTCCCGACCAACACCCCGCCAGCCATGAATCCAACCGCAGAAGCAAGCGAGGGTCAGGCTGGGGCTGAACGTGTTTCATCCGTGGACGGCATGCCTCAAATTTATATTCCTGATGGAACCTTCCGTATGGGGGCGATGGATCCTGGAGAGCAGAAGGACGAGGTCCCAGTTCACAATGTGACCTTGAAGGGATACTGGATGGATAAACTGGAAGTGACCAACGGTATGTATACACTGTGCGTTCAGGCGGGAGCTTGTGAACCACCCCAAAACTTCAAATCTGGAACACGCAATTCCTACTTTAACAATACGGAATTTAATGACTTCCCTGTTGTATATGTCACCTGGGCGCAGGCACGTACCTACTGCACCTGGGCCGGACGCCGCCTCCCGACCGAAGCGGAATGGGAACGCGCGGCACGCGGTGACGATTTCCGTACCTATCCATGGGGTGACGAGCGTCCGGATTCTTCGCACGGCAATTTCAACTATTATGTTGGAGACACCACCCGTGTAGGTAGTTTCCCCGCTGGTGCCAGTCCGTATGGAATACTGGATCTTGCCGGTAATGTAGCGGAATGGGTCAATGATTATTACGACAGTGAGTACTATAGCAAAGGCGTGACCATGAATCCGCCGGGACCGGGTGAACGCAGTAAATATTTCAATCGTGTTGTCCGCGGCGGTACATATCAGGACGCGTTCAAGGACATCCGCCTTGCAAACCGCGCTTCGGTGCGAGGCTCGAATCTTGATGCTTCAGATATCTACTCTGCCGATTACCTTGGTGAATTTTCGCCAAAGATCGGGTTCCGCTGCGCCTCGGACTAA
- a CDS encoding response regulator transcription factor, whose product MTKLNLSPLSSNSPRVFIVCDQDATAPIWGYIIREKGLIAILETSVQRAMERSIEEIPDLIVIDLNAPHAQRMELCRTFRSISVSPILLFLPYNNETEILEAYQNGVDECVVKPISPAIFLAKIMAWSRRSWNEPMTPRKTGRLRLDPSHRSAVGSNKTEIKLTNLEFRLLHLLMSRPGYVFPAEEIIQTVWGAEGDIVLLKNVVYRLRKKLEEEAGETRLIKTWPGGYSFVKD is encoded by the coding sequence ATGACCAAACTTAACCTATCACCTCTCTCTTCAAATTCCCCCCGTGTTTTCATCGTTTGCGATCAGGATGCCACCGCGCCCATTTGGGGCTATATCATCCGCGAGAAGGGGTTGATTGCCATCCTTGAAACCTCCGTCCAGCGGGCCATGGAGCGTTCCATCGAGGAAATCCCCGATCTGATTGTCATTGACTTAAACGCTCCACATGCTCAACGCATGGAACTGTGCCGTACATTCCGTTCCATAAGCGTCAGTCCAATCTTGCTTTTTCTGCCATATAATAACGAAACTGAGATTTTGGAAGCCTATCAGAATGGGGTGGATGAATGTGTGGTAAAGCCGATCAGCCCTGCAATCTTTCTTGCCAAGATCATGGCCTGGTCGCGGCGCAGTTGGAACGAACCAATGACACCCCGCAAAACGGGACGATTGCGCCTCGACCCATCTCATCGTTCAGCGGTCGGGTCAAACAAAACAGAGATCAAGCTGACCAATCTCGAGTTCCGGCTCCTGCATCTTTTGATGAGCCGTCCCGGTTACGTGTTTCCCGCCGAGGAGATCATCCAAACCGTGTGGGGCGCGGAAGGGGATATTGTCCTGCTTAAGAATGTTGTTTATCGCCTGAGAAAAAAGCTCGAAGAGGAGGCCGGTGAGACTCGCCTGATCAAGACCTGGCCCGGCGGTTATAGTTTCGTGAAGGATTAA
- a CDS encoding SUMF1/EgtB/PvdO family nonheme iron enzyme: protein MKKNILQSIIVLFIAACQPAPAAMPALIPTSAPPSTPTSAPTKTHLPPVPQATSTPEAMRISPKDGMPQLWIPAGSFIMGGMDVQRKNDELPAHEIHLNAFWMDQVEVTNGMYALCVQAGSCRPPAQNRSDNREEYFGNPEFQDYPVVHVTWRDANVYCRWAGRRLPSEAEWERAARGNDKRNYPWGDELPNQYNSNSLNIVGDTTRVGSYAEGASPFGVLDMAGNVWEWVADRYRPDYYAKSPAENPTGPADDEVFNNLRVIRGGSFQEDGIFLRLSNRNSLEGPDARAQPTEDAYYGRSSVKVGFRCAADD from the coding sequence ATGAAAAAGAATATCCTCCAATCCATCATTGTCTTGTTTATCGCTGCTTGTCAACCCGCCCCAGCGGCAATGCCGGCATTAATCCCAACTTCGGCTCCGCCGTCGACACCCACCTCCGCACCAACCAAAACCCATCTTCCTCCTGTGCCGCAGGCCACGTCCACGCCCGAAGCGATGAGGATCTCCCCAAAAGACGGAATGCCCCAACTCTGGATCCCGGCAGGCAGCTTCATCATGGGCGGGATGGATGTACAGAGGAAAAACGACGAACTGCCTGCACACGAAATCCATCTTAATGCGTTTTGGATGGATCAGGTGGAGGTAACCAATGGCATGTATGCCTTGTGCGTGCAGGCAGGCTCGTGCAGGCCGCCCGCCCAGAATCGTTCCGACAACCGCGAAGAGTATTTCGGCAACCCCGAGTTTCAGGATTACCCCGTTGTCCATGTAACCTGGCGGGATGCAAATGTCTATTGTCGCTGGGCAGGACGACGCCTGCCCAGCGAGGCGGAATGGGAACGCGCCGCGCGCGGGAATGACAAACGCAACTATCCCTGGGGCGATGAACTGCCGAATCAATATAATTCCAATTCGCTGAACATCGTTGGCGACACAACCCGCGTCGGGTCGTACGCCGAAGGTGCAAGTCCATTTGGCGTGCTGGATATGGCTGGAAATGTTTGGGAATGGGTGGCGGATCGTTACCGCCCGGATTACTACGCAAAATCCCCGGCTGAAAATCCAACGGGACCCGCTGACGATGAGGTCTTCAACAACCTGCGTGTGATCCGCGGCGGTTCGTTCCAGGAGGACGGGATCTTCCTGCGCCTTTCAAACCGCAACTCTCTTGAAGGCCCCGACGCAAGGGCACAACCAACGGAAGATGCGTACTATGGGCGCAGTTCGGTCAAGGTCGGTTTTCGGTGCGCAGCGGACGATTAA
- a CDS encoding C39 family peptidase, with amino-acid sequence MSRRNKNIMLALAGTALLAVLVYQIPYVKSRASWRVEVFGIYLSNMIDPVGPVPTALPVTPQLSTSTPAPTGISAAQLPPSATPTATFPPLPAQISMPSPPYEKQTPNNCGPATLSMALHMYGWEGSQSDISDVVKPILQDRNVNPEEMRYYVRTRAGWLNLEYRVGGSIDTLKRLLAANYPVMVESVTSLNPGDALGPADDLWAAHYLLLTGYDDIKQEFTVQDSYRGPDLTISYTRIEEEWKPFNNLYMVMYFPQYEDEIKTLLASDWDPNLNRQRTLDATQAATVTDSADAFDWFNYGSNLAYFARYEEAALAYDRAREIGLPLRMFRYQFGPFLAYFHSGRNDDLLVLTKYAIGITDMSEEAWLWHGYGLYRKGDNAGALKAWQKADSINPNFFEDQARNAMQLLP; translated from the coding sequence ATGTCCAGGCGAAACAAAAACATCATGCTGGCACTGGCAGGCACAGCCCTGCTGGCTGTTTTGGTGTACCAGATCCCCTACGTGAAATCACGCGCGTCATGGCGGGTGGAAGTGTTCGGAATCTATTTAAGCAACATGATCGACCCTGTGGGTCCCGTGCCGACGGCATTGCCGGTCACACCACAACTCTCCACATCAACGCCCGCTCCCACCGGTATCTCCGCCGCCCAACTCCCCCCATCCGCCACACCCACCGCCACCTTTCCCCCCTTGCCCGCGCAGATCTCGATGCCATCGCCGCCCTACGAAAAGCAAACCCCCAATAACTGCGGACCGGCAACCCTTTCCATGGCACTGCACATGTATGGCTGGGAGGGAAGTCAAAGCGATATTTCGGATGTGGTGAAACCGATTTTGCAGGACCGCAATGTCAACCCGGAGGAAATGCGCTATTACGTCCGTACGCGCGCGGGCTGGCTCAACCTTGAATACCGTGTGGGTGGCAGCATCGACACCCTCAAACGACTGCTCGCCGCAAACTATCCCGTCATGGTCGAAAGCGTCACATCGCTCAACCCCGGCGACGCGCTGGGTCCCGCCGACGATCTATGGGCGGCGCACTACCTCCTGCTCACCGGCTACGACGATATAAAACAGGAATTCACCGTGCAGGATTCCTATCGCGGTCCAGACCTGACCATCTCCTATACCCGCATCGAAGAAGAGTGGAAACCCTTCAACAACCTCTACATGGTGATGTACTTCCCGCAATATGAAGACGAGATAAAAACCCTGCTCGCCTCCGACTGGGACCCGAACCTGAACCGCCAACGGACATTGGACGCCACCCAGGCCGCCACCGTCACCGACTCCGCAGACGCCTTTGACTGGTTCAACTACGGCAGCAACCTCGCCTACTTTGCACGCTACGAAGAAGCCGCCCTCGCCTACGACAGGGCGCGCGAGATCGGGCTTCCGTTACGCATGTTCCGCTACCAATTCGGTCCATTCCTTGCCTACTTCCATTCCGGCAGAAACGACGACCTGCTCGTGCTGACCAAGTATGCCATTGGGATCACGGATATGTCTGAAGAGGCGTGGTTATGGCACGGATATGGCCTATACCGCAAAGGCGACAACGCCGGCGCGCTCAAAGCCTGGCAAAAAGCGGACAGCATCAACCCCAATTTCTTTGAAGATCAGGCACGCAATGCCATGCAACTCCTGCCGTAA
- a CDS encoding flavin reductase family protein: MTLDPENLRAAMRAWSAGVTVVTAVHEAQKHGMTVNSFTSIALDPAMITISLRSGSRTHELVSKSGTFGLTILSEEQADISDVFAGRLSDVENRFSGLQTKTLVTGSPLIVGGLAWLDCRVVETFLAGRNTLFIAEVLAAHGTGEGQPLVYHNRKYWQLSQLS, translated from the coding sequence ATGACCCTTGACCCTGAAAATTTACGGGCTGCCATGCGTGCGTGGTCTGCCGGTGTGACGGTGGTGACCGCCGTGCATGAAGCCCAAAAGCATGGCATGACCGTAAACTCGTTCACATCCATTGCGCTGGACCCGGCCATGATCACCATTTCCCTGCGATCCGGTTCGCGTACGCATGAACTGGTTTCAAAATCGGGTACCTTCGGTCTGACCATTCTTTCCGAAGAACAGGCAGATATTTCGGATGTTTTTGCCGGGCGCCTCTCTGATGTGGAAAACCGTTTTTCAGGCTTGCAAACCAAAACATTGGTCACCGGTTCGCCCTTGATCGTGGGCGGACTGGCCTGGCTGGATTGCCGTGTGGTGGAGACCTTCCTTGCCGGCAGGAATACCTTGTTCATTGCAGAGGTGCTTGCCGCGCATGGCACAGGCGAGGGACAGCCGCTGGTATATCACAACCGAAAATATTGGCAGTTGTCCCAGTTGTCGTAG
- the amrA gene encoding AmmeMemoRadiSam system protein A, producing the protein MSAKLTDGEKQTLLRLVREAIEYAVKGKPLPALDDQLLTPLLRGNGASFVTLTVNDQLRGCIGTLEAYQPLAEDVREHAVAAALEDPRFRPVEEGELSRIRIEVSRLTAPHPLEYSSSEDLLKKLKPHVDGVILKDRFRRATFLPQVWEKIPDPADFLDQLCLKMGAHKKMWRETKLQVHVYQVEEFRELD; encoded by the coding sequence ATGTCTGCAAAATTAACGGATGGGGAAAAGCAAACGCTTTTGCGTCTTGTGCGCGAAGCCATCGAATACGCTGTAAAAGGAAAGCCTTTGCCGGCCTTGGATGATCAGCTTCTCACGCCGCTGCTGCGTGGGAACGGCGCCTCATTCGTGACCCTGACGGTCAACGATCAGTTGCGTGGCTGTATCGGCACACTGGAGGCCTATCAGCCGCTGGCGGAGGATGTTCGTGAACATGCGGTTGCGGCAGCCCTGGAAGATCCGCGCTTCCGCCCTGTGGAGGAGGGCGAATTGAGCAGGATCAGGATCGAGGTCTCGCGATTGACCGCCCCCCATCCGCTGGAATATTCCTCGAGCGAAGACCTTCTCAAAAAATTGAAACCGCATGTGGACGGCGTCATTCTGAAGGATCGATTTCGCCGCGCAACCTTTCTCCCGCAGGTTTGGGAGAAGATCCCGGACCCCGCCGATTTTCTCGATCAGCTTTGCCTGAAGATGGGCGCGCACAAAAAAATGTGGCGGGAGACAAAATTACAAGTTCATGTATAT